A genome region from Sporosarcina sp. ANT_H38 includes the following:
- a CDS encoding NAD(P)-dependent oxidoreductase: protein MKIIIFGASGKTGKLLVTKALSDNHTVTAFVRNPSNLNISNPNLLIVQGDVTDASAVKKAILGNDAVISTLGTNTGLRKTTVLHEMTQNIVQGMKEQQVSPIAYMASAGIDKEIPGVIGKVTMKLLGNVLDDHHNAVAVLKENDLQWTIARPLGLNDKPFTGTYRKDAIGVPKGGRTISRADVADFLLQAIANEEFIHQSVALSD, encoded by the coding sequence ATGAAAATTATTATTTTTGGTGCCTCGGGGAAAACGGGGAAGTTGCTTGTTACGAAAGCGCTTTCTGATAACCATACGGTCACAGCATTCGTAAGAAACCCAAGTAACTTGAACATTTCCAATCCGAACCTTTTAATTGTTCAGGGGGATGTAACAGATGCATCTGCTGTGAAAAAAGCCATTCTTGGGAATGACGCAGTTATTTCAACACTTGGAACGAACACTGGATTACGAAAAACAACAGTACTTCATGAAATGACGCAAAACATCGTTCAGGGTATGAAGGAACAGCAGGTGTCGCCGATTGCTTACATGGCTTCGGCAGGGATTGATAAAGAAATACCAGGTGTTATCGGGAAAGTTACGATGAAATTGCTTGGAAATGTGCTAGACGATCATCACAATGCAGTGGCTGTGTTAAAAGAAAATGATTTACAATGGACTATTGCAAGACCATTAGGGCTCAATGACAAACCGTTTACAGGGACATATCGTAAAGATGCGATTGGGGTTCCTAAAGGCGGCCGTACAATTTCACGCGCAGATGTCGCCGACTTCTTATTACAGGCAATTGCCAATGAAGAATTTATCCACCAGTCTGTTGCCTTGAGCGACTAG